ctggaattatttttttaaaatagtgcACCAACACACGTTTCACTCTATGATGAGAATCATTTTGTTTTTATATGATTATATATCTATTTTAGACTGTGTAAAACTGCAAACTAGCACAATTTTGAGTCAATTGCACCCAAAGCGGAAACCCTTGGTGATTGTGTTCCTTGATGTTTTATCTTTATTTCTATTGCTCTTGAAGGAAATGATATTGAATGGATTTTTATATCTCCTAAATAAAAATCTGAATATAGCTCTCATCCTCAAAATAACCTTCAATTAGTTAAATCCAAGAAGCAACGGCCTTCACAAACTCTTCGATAATAACGTCTGTTACAATGTGTTTTGACAGTTGTCAAGGATTTTGTCCTCGTAGCCATCCACACCAGTCCAAGCTATGCAGTCAGAGAGGTTGATGCATTGTATGATGTTTGGGTTGACGCAAGGAATCACTTCAATACAGAGGTATGATTGATTAAGCTAAGTAGCACATGTATTacctttctattcattcatgggacattggcgtcgctggctggccaacatttattgcccatccctagttgtccttggagggcagttgaggttcaatcacattgctatggctctggagtcacatgtaggccagaacaggtaaggacggcagatttccttccctagaggacattagcgaaccagatgggtttttctgacaaccgacaatggtttcatggtcatcagtagattcttaattccagatcatttttattgaattcgaattccaccatctgctgtggcgggattcgaacccgggtcccccagaacattagctgagtttttggattaatagtcaagcgataatacattaggccattgcctccccttaatcCAAATTGTCAAAGTCAACACCTTTAGACAAATTAATTAGGCAAAAAAGCAGGGGTTTGGCATATACATGAAGAATATTTTTGAAGGGTTGAAATCTATTCATGTTGAGGGACAACTGTTGTCTTCAACATGAAAAATATTTACCAATTACCAGTAAATTATGCCATGCTTTCAGTAGGATAAGCAACAGTTGCGATAGCCTAGATTTTTTCTTGGGTATGACGAGGGCAAAACCACACACAATTGCCATATTCCACATTAATATCTAAAAATATTGATCTCCACGCTTTAACTTACACTAATTGTTGCACCATTCTACACCATTGTCTTGTTATCTAACTGTTTACACCAGTGTAtgagctggtcacagagtttCCAGGGCAGAGACTATCCCTGCCAAGCCCGTCCCCAAAGCTCGCCTCATTTTAAAATAGTACACCCTAGTTCTGCACTcacccatgagaggaaacatcctttcacctTTCAACATCCACCCTTGTCAATATCATTCGGGATCGTATATACttccgggcagcacagtggcacagtgattagcactgctacctcacaatgccagggtctcggattcgattccagccttgggtcactgtctgtgtggagtttgtacgttctccccataacTGTGTGCGTTTTCtccaaatgctccagtttccttccacagtccaaagatgtgcgggttaggtggattgcccatgctaaattgccccttagtgtcagggggtctagtagagtaaatacgtggggttacggggatagggcctgggtgggattgttgtcgctgcaggctggatgggctgaatggcctccttccgcactgtggcgattctatgactctctgttttaaaaacTCCATTCAAGTCACTCCTCACTCTTCGACATTCTAGTGGAAACAAGCCTGGCCTTGTTTCATTGATCAAGATCTCTGAATTCACATCCACCACAGCACCTCAGTTCTTAACAGTCCCCACATCCCTCTCTGGCTTGAACTATTGACTACTTACCTTCTGGTCTATTTGGTCACACCGTGTTTACAGTTGTATATAGTGCCAATGTCAGGTACCTCAAGTCAATTAAAGCATAACTGGATGCAGAGTAAAGTCCTCTCTGTTGACTTTTTTATTCTGAATAGCTTACCCCTAAAGTAATTCTATTTAAAACTAGTTTGCAAGTTGTATTTTGTCAGATGAAAGAGTGTCTATTTTGGAACCTGCAATAGATGTTCAGTACATTCAGTCTTTTGATTTTCCTCCATAATCCTTGCCATTGGCCATATCTGTCTCAATGTTGTCTTTGGTGGCGCAGTATAAAATTTTCCTTTATATTATTACTATAAATTGCTTGGGCTGTTTTATTTTATTACAGGTGAATATTATTGCCAGTAGCAGCTGCTGTTTTTGTCCATCATGGCTTGTTCGCCCAGAGAAATAGGACACTTCGTGTCTAACTCTTCTTGTCTCTTGCTTTCCAATGCAGAACATCCTGATACTTGGAGATTACAACTCGGCTTGCAGATATGTCAGGGATAGCGATTGGCACCATATACGGCTGCGTCAACATAAGAATTTTCATTGGCTGATTGATGATGCGATAGATACAACTGTCAGTAAATACACACACTGTGCCTATGACAGGTAATGTTTGGTGCACATGGACAAAAGTATTTTTACTGACGGTACTTTATATTTCAAAAATATGTTCACTGATTCAACCCAGTCACATTTTTGAGTCTGACAGTGATGTGTGATGGTAGAAGTCATGGCTAGATTGGCAGTGCTCTCGCTTGTGAcatagaaggttgtgggttcaagtcacatTCTAGTGTGACGCTGTCAAATatgttggatgagacattaaactgaggcattGTCTGCCCTCTTGGATAGATATAAAAGATCCTGTGCAGCTCATTTGAAGAATGGCAGGGCAGTTATTCCCTATGTTCTGGCTAATTCCTATCCCTCGAcgcaccgaatggcctcttctgcactgtaggtatcctatgattcttctatgattctcaatcaacatcacaagagaaagtcgcctcacagcgtcagggacccaggttcaatttcggcctcaggtgactgtgtggagtttctacgttcgccccgtgtctgtgtgggtttcctccgggtgctccagtttcctctcacacaccaaagatgtgagggcaaggttaattggacatgttaaattgccccttagtgtcagggggattagcaagggttaaggagatagggcctgggcaggattgttgtcggcgcaggctcaatgggttgaatagcctcctcgtgcactgtagggattcgatgattctatgattatcacattgctttttGTGGCAGCATGCTGTGTACAAATCGGCTGCCATGTTGCCTAgattacaatagtgactgcacttcaaaagtgcttaatcatctgtgaagtgctttgggatgttgtgaaaggcactgtataaatgcaagtcttttttttgctTAGGTTTGTTGTGTCCACTGAAGGATTGCTTCAGGCCATAGTTCCTGGCTCAGTCAAGGCCTTCAATTTCCAGAGAGCTTATGACCTCCCTTATTATAAAGTAAGAATGAAAGAATTGCAAATCTTTGTTAATTTGTAAGAGAAATTCCTCACAGTGTCAGTAGGCTGAAACTATTTACTAATACAATACTGGAGAAACACACTGCGGGAGTTACAATTTATAGTCTTTGATCAAATGCAAGAATTGGAATATTTTTTGCATATTTTTGAACAATGTACTTACATTTTAGATTTAATTCACAGGTCAAAGAAGTCTCAGATCATTACCCCATTGAACTTGAACTGAAGGATGATCGTAAGTAAATAAGCATTACCTCTTACTATAATAATTAGAACTGCTCTTTATGAATGTGAAACAAAACAATATAGTGAAACCTAAGGTTGTATAATCTTGCTAAAAATAAGGAAGAACCAGCTTAAAAGCTATTACCAATCAATATATTTTCATATAATGTTAAGGTATATTtttaacaattttttaaaaacaaaatttccTTATTCATAAGTCAAGTTTCTTACTTTTTCTAACAAGCACAGAATAGTGGTATAATTCCTGCAGATCCTAATACCAGTCAAATACAGCGTATGAGAAGCAAAATGCGTGGCCGGTGTTTTTCTGTCATGTTTTATTTTTATCTTGAGAAAGACTTTGGGAAGGATTTTCTCTCGCCCcatgccagaaaatcccgcccaaggtcaacggacctttgcatgatccatgttctgcccactatgattcccgtggcaggcgagacgggagaattctgccctttgaCTTGACAAGTTTAACAAGCCATTAAATGAAGGAAAGATAAGATTCTGCCATCTAACTTTGTTGTTGGCCTACATACAGAGAGAAACCACAGAACGGGTTGTTTTCTGCTGGTGTTTATTGCTGTGATGGTGgaacaaattttttttaaaatattcatatgtgggattatggcaTCCCTAGCAAGgcaagcatttgttgtccatccataATCACcttctggaccatttcagagagcaatcaCAGTGCTGCATGTCTGGAGTAAcatatataatcatagaattttacagcacagaaggaggccatttggcccatcatgtctgcatcggcTCCAGAGAGAGCTACCCAGCTGATCCCATTCTTcagccctatctctgtagccctctAAAtccatcactttcaaatatgtatccagctctcttttgaaatCTACCGTGGAATccgcctccacctctctcccaggcagcgcattccaaatcccaacaacactctgagtaaagaagtttctcctcatctcactcctagctCTCTTACTGACTCTCTTGAAACTGTGACTCCTACTCACTGACTAGTGGAAACATAATATCTTTCTTTACCCTGTCAAAATTGTTTGTCATTTTGAACACTTCAGTGAGGtcgcctcttaatcttctctgctccaaggagaataagcccaatttctctaattttccttgtatctaaaattccccattcctggtatcattctagtaaatcttctttgcactctctctcgggctttaacatccttccttaaataaggtaccCAAAAATGAACACAATGCTCCCAAATGTGGTCTGgtcaatgatttgtagaggtgcATCATTTTGATGCTTTTATAATCCGTGCCTCTATTTACAAACCCAAGCATCCTATAAGCCATCTTAGCAACTGTTTCAACTTGCCTGACCACCTTCAGAGAATTATGTGCTTGAACCccgaggtccctctgctcctgtactcccctCAAGGTTgtaccattgagcctgcattgtcTGCCCATGTTTCTTTTagcaaatgcattacctcacatttcattgcattgaaatccatctgccaaatATCTGCCTGTTTGGCCAACTTATCAATGTCCCTCCTGAAGCTGCTCAGcatcatcctcacaattcactattctccctcgcttagtatcatctgcaaatttagagactTTGCCCTCAACACACATCTCTAAaccatttatataaatcagaaaaagcaaggatgcTAACACTGATCCCGGGGGAACACCACTTTCGACtcatctccagtctgagaaatgcccatctatacttaccctctgtttcctatctcttagccaacttctgatccatgcaGCCAAGGGCCCATGTGGCACCATCTCAAATGCTtgctgaaagtccaaatacacaaCATTCACAGCACTACCCTCATTCTCTGTATCACCTTGTCAaggaactcaattaaatttgtcagacatgactgcccttgacaaagccatgttgactgtctaaTATTAACTTATTTTTCTCTAAGTGTATATTTATCTTATCCCGTATTTTGGCCTCCATCAGTTTTTCCACGATTGATGTCAAGCTGacaggcctgtagtttcctggattatcctttgcccccttccttcatcaacagtGTCACATCTGCAATTCTCCTGGGACAGATCCTGTGTCCAGAGCGGTCTGGAAAACTTCTGTCAGCAGTTCCTCAATTTGCTCTCTTACCTCTCAGCAATCTACGATGCATCCCATCCAAGCCTGGAAATCTTCCTACCTTTTTAGCACCTCTTCTTTATCCATCACTATCTTTTGCGTTGAAttttccaataatttatcagtgtcaggctctgactggaAACCAGCATGCATCTCTGCAGATCACAGCCAAGTTTTCAGACCTATTTTTCAGCCACCCTGAGCAAAGAAAATCTAGGGGTGTGGTTTATGTCATCACTCTGGTGGGGTGAGacctgatagagctggcaaggccagcatcacAGAGATCAGGCGCTACCTTTAAAGGGCGCCTCAATCAACGGTACAAATAAACTCTCCCAACCCCACGAGCATGGAGGATCCCCTCCACaagcattggggggggggttcatccacctcccccccgccccccccccccccccgctcccccccccccccacccccccccccccacacccccacaccaccaccaccaccaccacggaAGTATCGGaatccctccccattccctcaaaCCTGCTACACAGGCATTGGCCCTTCCTTCTCCCATCACACATCAGAGgaaccccattccccccaccacctGGCCAAATTGGGCTTCCCAGAGGGCCCGCTCTGTTACTTCCTCCTGGCATAGGTTTGCACCACTAGGTTGGCACTGTCAACCTCTGCCAGATGTTAGTGCCAAACtgtgccaagggggcagtgccagagggcatgtCCCTCTCTGCACAGGGGCTATACTTGCCTTGGTGTCCCTGGCAGGATCCCCTTGACTGATCCCATTTTTAAATACCTGTTGTCAACCTTGCAATATTTAGTGAGGAGGGAATCATGTggcggggaggcacggtggcacagtggttggcactgctacctcacagtgccaagaacccgggttcgattccggccttgggtcactatctgtgtggaatttgcacattctccccgtgtctgcgtgggtttcctccggatgctccggtttcctcccccagcccaaagatgtgtgggttaggttcattggccatgctaaattgaccctagtgtcagggtgattagcaaggtaaatatgaacaggaatagggcttcggtgggtgtggtcagtgcagacttgatgggctgaatggtctccttctgcactgtagtgattccatgATTAATAATATTAAACTGCAGTCAAATCTATTTAAATTAGGTTCCCGCACTTTGTGGGCAAGAACCTCGTTATGTCACTGGCAAGGGGCGGGGAAAATTAGGAAACAAGATCTTGCCACGAGAATCTCATTTCCCGACTCCAGTGGGATCTTGCGCCCATGTTGCTGTTAATACTCGTGGCGGATATGGACTCAAAATCGCCTCTGTCGGCccaactgggtaaggacagcaaatttccttccctaaaggacttcagTGGACCAAATGGAATTTTACAACAAATTGGTTGTTTCCTGGTCACCAATCCCATTACGAGCTCCACATTCCAGATttacatgggcagcacagtggcatagtggttagcactgctgccacacagtaagaagtctcacaacaccaggttcaagtccaacaggtttatttgatagcaaataccataagctttcggagcaatgctccttcgtcagacggagtggtctctgttctcaaacagggcacagacacagaaatcaaattacagaatactgattagaatgcaaatctctacagccagccaggtcttaaatgtacagacaatgtgggtggagggagcattcaacacaggttaaagagatgtgtattgtctccagacagtacagcttgtgaaattgtgcaagtccatcgacgccacacagtgccagggacccaggattcaATTCttgcctcaggtcattgtctatgcggagtctgcatgttctccccgtgtctgcgtgagcttcctccagatgctccggtttcctcccagtccatagatgagcgggtttggtggattggccatgctaaattgccccttagcagggggactagctagggtaaatacatgaggttacagggatagggcctgggtgggattgttgtcggtgcagggttgatgggccaaatggcctccttctgcactatagggattccattctattattctaattaaatttcaatttctggattgccataatgggatttgaattggtgtctctggatcattagtctAGATCTCTGGATTTCTGATCCAATAATGTAACCATGATACTACCAGTTTGAAACCACCCGTTTCCTTAGTTTCAGTGATATTTTCAATTTTCCAGATTTGTAATagagtaaagttaaagtaaagtttatttattagtcacaagtaggttgacattaacattgcaatgaagttactgtgaaaatcccctagtcgccacattctggcacttgtccgggtacactgagggagaatttagcacggccaatccacctaaccagctcatctctggagtgtgggaggaaaccggagcacccggaggaaacccatgcagacacgaggagaacgtacaaactccacacagacaatgacccaagccaggaatcgaacccaggtccatggcgctgtgaggcagcagtgctaaccactgtgccaccgtgccatccctatgTTGAACTAGTTAAGAAATCAGCTTTTCGCTTGATAAGATCAATAAAAAGTTATGCTGCTTTACAAACTGATACAATAATGACTAGATGCAATGAGGTACTCTGACAACAGGCACCAAGGCATTAAAGTATCATCAGCCTTTACTGGGTGAATACCAAAGGCCAGAGGCAGCCAACCTGTTGGCAATTGGAACTGATGGCAGCACAAATATTCAGTTCTAGCCTGATATTATCTAACTACATGGTACGACTCTTGAAACTTAATTAAGCTGATTAAAAGTGGTGAACTATAGAGACCTGGGGGAGATTTTAACCCACAAAACGGAGGAGTTTGGGTTGGGCAGGGGTGTAAGTAGATAAAAATCTGAAATAGGAACCCAACCTACCACAAACTCAAACACCTCCAGTTTTAATGCAGACAGGAGAAGAGGCAGGCCAGCCAATCTGCTCTCTGAAGATTGAAGAAACCTTTTAAGGAGGCCGCATACATCCATTTTTACATCAACTTTTGACCCATGTCAGCCAGGTTTCCCAAGCCTTGGGAAACCAGCAGGTGAGAAATGATGAATTCATTGGGTGAGTgtttttacagcactgcttgtgggccgggAACGGCAGAAATGTGTGCTCCAGGCTCACAAGGTTACCTCAGCTCAGCGATCCCTCTCGACATCACCGTTCATCACTGAACCCCACCTGATCTTCTCCTGACATCCCTCCCATCACAGACACCCACATCACCCCCAATCACACTCTACCCATTTTCCACTTCATGCCacagctccctccctgccccgatCTCTACCTCCAACACTATGAAATTGACCTGATCCTTGGCTCTGGTATATATAATATGTTTGATACACACGTGAATTGAAACAATTGGTCGATAATTTCTGACAGTAATTTGTTTTGGGAAGTGTGGCGCAGTCAGTTTGCGGCAATATGAGCAGTAAATTAGGCAAACTGAAGAAAGTATCTTTCCATATATGTATTCATTATTTTTTTGAACAATGAAAATGGGTTTGCAATTAATTAGAATGTATGTGTGCTGCAAACTAGTCCTTGCAATGATAACGGAGTGGAGATTTCCCTTGCCTTATCTGGTTTTCTCTTCTTGTGTAGCTAACTCTGTTGGTGCAAGATATGAGACTGGGCCAAGTATTGGCATCAGTGGTGGAATCAGCGGTGGTCCATGCAGCTGCAAAGGTGTAGATTTCACTACCTGCGCTGGACGATGTGGTGCATATTCACCGAATTTTCCATGCAGCTGCACTGCAAGTTGTTCCAAGTATCGCGATTGCTGTGCTGACTACAAAAATTATTGTTAAGGTGTGTGAAGGCCCGGGCCTGTCTGCGAATCTATTCAGAAATTGTTAAACCCCTTCTCATAGAAGCTGAGCATAAATCTGTgccttttgagtcagttggttgtTTAGGAAGCAAGTGTCAATTGTAACATGAACGTACCCGGTGCCAtctgtctcactcacattctgctgGAGGATCCCATTGCAAACAGGGTTAATTGATGCCAAATCATTGTTTGCAGTTGATATCAAACAAGGCTGGGCAATTAACCCGGAGGCGCATCTTCAACAAGCTAATGATGAAGCTGAAAGGGCCCAAGAAACTGTAGTCGGCTTCATTCTCAAGATGTCAAACCACTAGAAAGGAGCAAACAACAAATGTTAAAACTTTGCAGCAAAGCAGTAGAACTCAACTTGTTGATCAAATCTCATCACAGAatcatcataggatccctacagtgcagaaggagaccatacggcccatcgaatctgcatccacTCAGCATCTTACGCAGATCCACACACTCCCCAGTCTGCCCAATCTCCTTAACCCTAAATCCACCCTAGCTACACAAcgtaggacactaagggacaatttagcatggccagtcgatctaatttgcacacctttggactgtgggagaaactggagcacccagacgaaacccacgcagacaccatgcaaaccccacacagtcacccaaggccagaattgaacctgggtctctggcgctgtgaggcagcagtgctaaccactgtgccaccgtgccatcttcaCAGTCATGTCAGCCCACACTTTGtatactgtgtgcagttgtggtcacaaaaactggtggggtggggggggggggggggtggaggtgggtggtggAACATTCACTGCAGCCAAGAACCATGAGGCCAAAATTTAGGGCAGAACTTTTAAATAACCCCGGGGTGAGACCAGGTTTGGATAGTCTCTCACTTTCCTGTCACTGAACGGTACAACAGTTTGCCAGCATGGCCTTAGGGCCATTTCTTGAAGAGCCTGGTTGGAGGAAATGACTAACCACTCACAAGTGGTGGGAACTTTTCAGTCAGAAGTTGGGTGAGACCGAATTCCAGTTGCTGAATGGAGGTGTTTCCAGAGGCAGACCAGTGAGCCAGTAATCCATTTATCATTATTAACCACCTACATCCTGTCCTGGCCAAAAGTACAAGATGGCCACAGTTGTGGCCACAGGCCACCCTGTAGAGGGTTACCCCCTCTGTGATGCTAACCTGACAGGTGCGGCCACTTCTTATTTTTCAAGTTTCTTTTAAAATATCTTCAGAAGGCACCCCCTTCCTGAGGCGCCCTTTCTTTCTCCTAGCCATAGCGGCTGCTCTCACATCCGATGGTGGGTCTCCCCATGTGTCAGTGCTGGAGGGTATCCTGTTGGCCCTGCGCCTTTGGGAGGCCACCCACTGTCTTTGATTACAGGGTTCCCACAGGTAGCCACTTAATTAGGCACGTCCTCAAAATCCCCTCTGGTTCCTGACGTGTGGTCCCCAAATCTCCTATGAGTGGACTCAGAACCTACAGATAAAAAATTCAGCCCTTGATGTTAaaggtttgagttatgaggaaacTATAGACATAAAAATCAGTTTATCCCCACTGTTGTCATGCACATAACCCCACCAGATTATCCTGTATTTGTAGAGCGACACTTATGGAGATATATTGGCAAGCAAATTTCCTGGAATGGTGAACTTGGTGCCAAATGCCTTTGTGTTCCCGATCCTCCAGTGGAAAATTTATCCCCAAATTTTCTGGAGGAAATGCTACAGTGAGGATAATGGTAGTTTGGAAGTGGTACAATTAATAACCAATGTATTGATCCCATCATGTTAATGGGTAAAAAGATGTGCAGAAAATCTCCAGTGAAGTGAAGTAAAAATACCATACTGCGTTACATGAATTATTTGGTGGTTAAATGTGAAATCATACCTGATTAGCGGAACTGGATGAAAAGATTATCCTGGAAGTCAAAGTATGAGGATCATTGATCCGACTGTACTCCCCAAGAGTCCGATTAAACAGAGCAATTAGAAACAGCAAGGTGACCTTCAAGATAGGGTAAATTGACCATTAAACTAAAACAACTACATTAAAGAATAAAGTTATATTGTTGCCAAGGTTAAAAATTCTGTCAGACACGATCTTCAATCACAAGATATTGTGTCAGATCTGCAATCTGCACATACATGTCTCAATAATTTAATATGATAATTAATATTTATTAGAATACTAAGATCTTTTATAACTAACTAAACCAGAgccttgatgcactatcaattatgccacgaagactcctgtgagtgagggaaactaataggcttttattcacagagaacaggagcacacccttgtagctgacctggtctagactgaggtgaggaggagggaccatcacctttataccccactctgggtggaaagggaggagtctcaggtggaaagggaggagtctcgggccaggtgcagcacgggTGTGTCCaagcacatacatgtagtaacagtggttcaccacaagcctCCTCAAGCCTATTAAGGTTCCCCATAAAGTTATTTTCCTTTCTTACATTATAGAAGTGACTACCCTTCAAAAGTATCTCATTGGTTGTAAGACACTTTAGGATGTCCTAAGGTCATGAAAGGAGATGTAGCAATCCAGGTATTTACTCTAATACCAACCACAATGCTGTCTGGTTACCAGCACCATTTCCAACAGACTCAGAGACAGCATGACCAAAGATGCAAATACAACAAGAATGAGAGGAGGTCTAATTGAGGTATAGAAGATGCTAAagaggattgacagggtagacacagcgcaatgtttccccttgttggacattctaaaaCAAGGAGGCCATGGTTTTAGGCCAAAAGGGGCAGATTTGaagcagaaatgaggaggaattacttcat
Above is a genomic segment from Mustelus asterias chromosome 11, sMusAst1.hap1.1, whole genome shotgun sequence containing:
- the LOC144500973 gene encoding deoxyribonuclease-1-like, producing MAFLVMMILIGCFMQGSQGLKIAAFNIQRFDQSKVNDRVTRDILIQILQRYDLITIEEVMKADNSAMTELVRELNRSTKLQYNYIISDHLGRSSYREKYAFVYNENILKPMAWYHFDDGCEQCGTDTFIREPFIVHFHSLTTIVKDFVLVAIHTSPSYAVREVDALYDVWVDARNHFNTENILILGDYNSACRYVRDSDWHHIRLRQHKNFHWLIDDAIDTTVSKYTHCAYDRFVVSTEGLLQAIVPGSVKAFNFQRAYDLPYYKVKEVSDHYPIELELKDDPNSVGARYETGPSIGISGGISGGPCSCKGVDFTTCAGRCGAYSPNFPCSCTASCSKYRDCCADYKNYC